Proteins encoded by one window of Pan troglodytes isolate AG18354 chromosome 16, NHGRI_mPanTro3-v2.0_pri, whole genome shotgun sequence:
- the SHF gene encoding SH2 domain-containing adapter protein F isoform X9 has translation MEPYEAQKMMAEIRGSKETATQPLPLYDTPYEPEEDGATPEGEGAPWPRESRLPEDDERPPEEYDQPWEWKKERISKAFAVDIKVIKDLPWPPPVGQLDSSPSLPDGDRDISGPASPLPEPSLEDSSAQFEGPEKSCLSPGREEKGRLPPRLSAGNPKSAKPLSMEPSSPLGEWTDPALPLENQVWYHGAISRTDAENLLRLCKEASYLVRNSETSKNDFSLSLKSSQGFMHMKLSRTKEHKYVLGQNSPPFSSVPEIVHHYASRKLPIKGAEHMSLLYPVAIRTL, from the exons ATGGAGCCCTATGAGGCTCAAAAGATGATGGCCG AGATCCGGGGCTCCAAGGAGACAGCAACTCAGCCCTTGCCTCTGTATGACACACCCTATGAGCCAGAGGAGGATGGGGCCACCCCAGAAGGTGAGGGGGCCCCCTGGCCCCGGGAGTCCCGCCTGCCAGAGGATGATGAGAGGCCCCCCGAGGAGTATGACCAGCCCTGGGAGTGGAAGAAGGAGCGGATTTCCAAAGCCTTTGCAG TTGACATTAAGGTCATCAAAGacctaccttggcctccaccTGTGGGACAGCTGGacagcagcccctccctgccTGATGGGGACAGGGACATCTCCGGTCCAGCCTCACCCCTCCCTGagcccagcctggaggacagcagCG CCCAGTTTGAAGGACCGGAGAAGAGCTGCCTGTCACCTGGCCGGGAGGAGAAGGGGCGGCTACCTCCCCGACTCTCTGCAGGGAACCCCAAGTCAGCCAAGCCCCTAAGCATGGAGCCCAGCAGCCCCCTGGGGGAGTGGACAGATCCAGCACTGCCTCTGGAAAACCAGGT CTGGTATCACGGGGCCATCAGCCGAACCGACGCCGAGAACCTGCTCCGGCTGTGCAAAGAGGCCAGCTACCTGGTGCGCAACAGTGAGACCAGCAAGAAtgacttctccctctccctcaa gAGCAGCCAGGGATTCATGCACATGAAGCTGTCCCGAACCAAGGAACACAAATATGTGCTGGGCCAGAACAGCCCGCCCTTCAGCAGCGTCCCTGAAAttgtgcaccactatgccagcCGCAAGCTACCCATTAAGGGAGCCGAACACATGTCCCTGCTCTACCCTGTGGCCATCCGGACTCTTTAG
- the SHF gene encoding SH2 domain-containing adapter protein F isoform X12, with amino-acid sequence MEPYEAQKMMAEIRGSKETATQPLPLYDTPYEPEEDGATPEGEGAPWPRESRLPEDDERPPEEYDQPWEWKKERISKAFAGAARDSCT; translated from the exons ATGGAGCCCTATGAGGCTCAAAAGATGATGGCCG AGATCCGGGGCTCCAAGGAGACAGCAACTCAGCCCTTGCCTCTGTATGACACACCCTATGAGCCAGAGGAGGATGGGGCCACCCCAGAAGGTGAGGGGGCCCCCTGGCCCCGGGAGTCCCGCCTGCCAGAGGATGATGAGAGGCCCCCCGAGGAGTATGACCAGCCCTGGGAGTGGAAGAAGGAGCGGATTTCCAAAGCCTTTGCAG gAGCAGCCAGGGATTCATGCACATGA